Proteins co-encoded in one Microbacterium hydrocarbonoxydans genomic window:
- the phnD gene encoding phosphate/phosphite/phosphonate ABC transporter substrate-binding protein, with the protein MRRLTLPAVGLLGVAALALTGCQSPSAEAAPADPNAPITIATLPVGDDPTAENPVEVFADLLHEATGRDVEVTDVPDYLSVVEAIRADHVDIGIMSGFPSALAVNTGEVDALVAFQGDGKPVSTCVVLNDSPIQTVEDLEGATVAFADQASSSGYFMPVYMLHEAGLEQGTDYEAIFAGGHEGSFAALEQGQVDAACTAVMLTELGAPMFPFADGEWRAVGESPAMDIQGAVLGRQSLDAETRKIIQDGIAEVFSPENAEALGAYGAFAAAPQTVDPDGSSFESFAEIAAVAGVELKDLK; encoded by the coding sequence ATGCGCCGCCTCACCCTGCCCGCCGTCGGCCTCCTCGGCGTCGCCGCCCTCGCCCTGACCGGCTGCCAGAGCCCGTCTGCCGAGGCGGCCCCGGCCGACCCCAACGCTCCGATCACGATCGCCACCCTGCCGGTCGGCGACGACCCCACCGCCGAGAACCCCGTCGAGGTCTTCGCCGACCTGCTGCACGAGGCGACCGGTCGCGATGTGGAGGTCACCGATGTGCCCGACTACCTGAGCGTCGTCGAGGCGATCCGCGCCGACCACGTCGACATCGGCATCATGAGCGGCTTCCCCTCGGCTCTCGCCGTCAACACGGGAGAGGTCGACGCGCTCGTGGCGTTCCAGGGCGACGGCAAGCCCGTCTCGACCTGCGTCGTGCTGAACGACTCGCCGATCCAGACCGTCGAGGATCTCGAGGGCGCCACCGTCGCGTTCGCCGACCAGGCGTCGAGCTCCGGCTACTTCATGCCGGTGTACATGCTGCACGAGGCAGGCCTCGAGCAGGGCACCGACTACGAGGCGATCTTCGCCGGCGGACACGAGGGCAGCTTCGCCGCGCTCGAGCAGGGCCAGGTGGATGCCGCGTGCACCGCCGTCATGCTGACCGAGCTCGGCGCGCCGATGTTCCCCTTCGCCGACGGCGAGTGGCGCGCGGTGGGCGAGAGCCCGGCGATGGACATCCAGGGTGCGGTGCTCGGACGTCAGTCGCTCGATGCCGAGACCCGCAAGATCATCCAGGACGGCATCGCCGAGGTGTTCTCGCCCGAGAACGCCGAAGCCCTCGGGGCGTACGGCGCCTTCGCCGCAGCCCCGCAGACGGTCGACCCGGATGGCTCGTCATTCGAGTCCTTCGCCGAGATCGCCGCTGTCGCCGGCGTCGAGCTCAAGGACCTGAAGTGA
- a CDS encoding GDSL-type esterase/lipase family protein produces MSHAESPASAAADLHRLAELLAGSDALNWVITGDSITHGLVHTHGGRSYSEHLHELIRGELARTRDAVINTAISGHRLPDILDDFDRRVQSWRPDVVTLMIGTNDMSTLPGSPLVAPADFAASLREFVARVRGLGAIVVLQTPPSIDTANAPGRERLTEFADAVREVAASEDVILVDQHARFTELGHGGVPWGLMNDPFHPNGAGHAALALELANGLGICPEPDRDRTLPLLEARVAAARLNG; encoded by the coding sequence GTGTCGCACGCCGAATCTCCCGCATCCGCCGCCGCCGATCTGCACCGCCTCGCCGAACTGCTCGCAGGCTCCGACGCGCTCAACTGGGTGATCACGGGAGACTCGATCACGCACGGACTCGTGCACACGCACGGCGGCCGCAGCTACTCCGAGCACCTGCACGAGCTGATCCGCGGAGAGCTGGCCCGCACCCGCGATGCCGTGATCAACACGGCGATCAGCGGGCACCGGCTGCCCGACATCCTCGACGACTTCGATCGGCGCGTGCAGTCATGGCGACCCGACGTGGTGACGCTCATGATCGGGACGAACGACATGTCGACGCTGCCGGGGAGTCCGCTCGTGGCACCGGCCGACTTCGCGGCCTCGCTGCGCGAGTTCGTCGCCCGCGTGCGAGGGCTGGGCGCGATCGTCGTGCTGCAGACGCCGCCCTCGATCGACACGGCCAACGCGCCGGGTCGCGAGCGGCTCACGGAGTTCGCGGATGCCGTGCGCGAGGTCGCCGCGAGCGAAGACGTGATCCTCGTCGACCAGCATGCGCGGTTCACCGAGCTGGGACACGGCGGCGTGCCCTGGGGCCTCATGAATGACCCGTTCCACCCGAACGGCGCCGGTCACGCCGCGCTGGCGCTCGAACTCGCGAACGGACTCGGCATCTGCCCCGAGCCGGATCGCGACCGCACCTTGCCGCTGCTCGAGGCCCGGGTCGCCGCGGCACGACTCAACGGCTGA
- a CDS encoding phosphonate ABC transporter ATP-binding protein, translated as MTSPADLVAAREYPDAASAARRVESRHAGTASDGLGSPTSTRVDAAATAARTPTAELRQSLPLVTVRDLSVAYDATTVLDGVDLDLFPGEMVALLGASGSGKSTLMRSLTGFAPISAGSVRVAGHDVTNLARGELRTLRSDVGQVFQQFNLIPRLSVMTNVLAGALHGAGPLNLIGGFTTAHRRRALELLDRVGIAHKATAPARSLSGGQQQRVAIARALMQQPKVILADEPVASLDPKLADSVLDLLRQIATEDGIPVLVSLHVLPLALAHSDRIIGLRHGRMLVAGATSQLDAAALAPLYDDEEFDDDAHH; from the coding sequence GTGACGAGTCCCGCCGACCTCGTCGCTGCCCGGGAATACCCGGACGCTGCGTCCGCCGCGCGGCGTGTCGAGTCGCGACACGCTGGCACGGCATCCGATGGTCTGGGTTCTCCGACGAGCACGCGAGTGGATGCCGCCGCGACCGCCGCACGCACGCCCACCGCCGAACTCCGCCAGTCGCTGCCCCTCGTGACCGTGCGCGACCTCAGCGTCGCGTATGACGCCACCACCGTGCTCGACGGTGTCGATCTCGACCTGTTCCCGGGCGAGATGGTCGCGCTGCTCGGGGCTTCGGGGTCGGGCAAGTCGACGCTGATGCGCAGCCTCACGGGGTTCGCGCCGATCTCGGCCGGGTCCGTACGGGTCGCCGGGCACGACGTCACCAACCTCGCGCGGGGCGAGCTGCGCACGCTGCGGTCGGACGTCGGGCAGGTGTTCCAGCAGTTCAATCTCATCCCGCGCCTGAGTGTCATGACCAACGTGCTCGCCGGAGCGCTGCACGGTGCCGGGCCTCTCAACCTGATCGGCGGCTTCACGACTGCCCACCGTCGACGTGCGCTCGAACTGCTCGACCGCGTCGGCATCGCCCACAAGGCCACTGCTCCTGCACGCTCGCTCTCGGGCGGACAGCAGCAGCGCGTCGCGATCGCCCGCGCCCTCATGCAGCAGCCCAAGGTGATCCTCGCCGACGAGCCCGTCGCATCGCTCGATCCCAAGCTCGCAGACTCGGTGCTCGATCTACTGCGCCAGATCGCCACCGAAGACGGCATCCCGGTGCTCGTGAGCCTGCACGTGCTTCCCCTCGCGCTCGCGCACAGCGACCGCATCATCGGCCTGCGGCACGGACGGATGCTCGTCGCCGGCGCCACATCGCAGCTCGATGCCGCGGCACTCGCGCCGCTCTACGACGACGAGGAGTTCGACGATGACGCTCACCACTGA
- the phnE gene encoding phosphonate ABC transporter, permease protein PhnE, producing the protein MTLTTEPRAADRPTARPSLDAAERSRLERAFRVPRARFLIGLPIAALLLIWSFNGAEFNFVKLGDGAVNMGEFLSRLFPPDFSKIGTILALLLETFQMAVVGTVLGAVLSLLVAFGASSNIAPKWVYYPTRWVMNIIRSVPDLVFALMFVSAVGLGPFAGILAMTLGSIGSIGKIFAEAMEQVDRGPVVAMEAVGASKRQVIHYGILPQSAPLLTSYTLLLFEGNVRGATILGLVGAGGIGLELTTAMRMYDYGHLSAIIICIIVLVTAIDQGSALIRRRIT; encoded by the coding sequence ATGACGCTCACCACTGAGCCCCGAGCCGCCGACCGCCCCACCGCGCGGCCGTCACTCGACGCCGCCGAGCGCTCACGCCTCGAGCGTGCCTTCCGCGTGCCGCGCGCCCGGTTCCTGATCGGCCTGCCGATCGCCGCTCTGCTGCTGATCTGGTCGTTCAACGGCGCCGAGTTCAACTTCGTCAAGCTCGGCGATGGCGCGGTCAACATGGGCGAGTTCCTGTCGAGGCTGTTCCCGCCGGACTTCTCGAAGATCGGCACGATCCTCGCGCTGCTGCTCGAGACTTTCCAGATGGCGGTCGTCGGCACCGTGCTCGGCGCCGTGCTCTCTCTGCTCGTCGCCTTCGGGGCGTCGTCGAACATCGCCCCGAAATGGGTCTACTACCCGACGAGATGGGTGATGAACATCATCCGCTCGGTGCCCGACCTGGTGTTCGCGCTCATGTTCGTCTCAGCCGTGGGACTCGGTCCGTTCGCCGGCATCCTGGCCATGACCCTCGGATCCATCGGCTCGATCGGCAAGATCTTCGCCGAGGCCATGGAGCAGGTCGACCGCGGACCCGTCGTCGCGATGGAAGCCGTCGGAGCGTCGAAGCGACAGGTGATCCACTACGGCATCCTGCCGCAGAGCGCGCCGCTGCTCACGTCGTACACGCTGCTGCTGTTCGAGGGCAACGTGCGCGGCGCGACCATCCTCGGCCTCGTCGGCGCGGGCGGCATCGGCCTCGAGCTGACGACCGCGATGCGCATGTACGACTACGGCCACCTCAGCGCCATCATCATCTGCATCATCGTGCTCGTCACGGCGATCGACCAGGGCAGCGCCCTCATCCGAAGGAGAATCACATGA
- a CDS encoding glycoside hydrolase family 3 C-terminal domain-containing protein: MSEPTGARAQDLTLDEKASLTSGADFWTTKSVDRVGIPSLMLTDGPHGLRKQGGDTDHLGLAGSVPATCFPPAVGLSATFDPALAERVGVALGIESAIEDVAVILGPGINIKRSPLCGRNFEYMSEDPIVSGAIGAGLVRGIQSQGVGSSLKHFAANNQETDRLRVSSDVDPRTLREIYLRGFQRVVEDAQPWTVMCSYNRINGVYASEDPWLLTGVLRDEWGFEGIVVSDWGAVNDRVTGLVAGMDLEMPSSGGRTDAEIVAAVHDGELDESALDTVVDRLIDLTRKAQARPAVSGPLDVDAHHALAREVAGRSIVLLRNDGGILPLQPTATLAVIGEFARTPRFQGAGSSQINPTRIDTAIDEIRALSSADVSFAAGYTIDETDADADADAAALRAEAVAAASSADVAVVFLGVPAHEESEGFDREHIDLPSAQLALLDAVLEANPRTVVVLSNGGVVALPFADRVPAIVEAWLLGQAGGGGTADVLFGVVNPSGRLAETIPLRIEDTPAFGSFPGEHGHSVYGEGLLVGYRWYDARRMQVAYPFGHGLSYTTFSYGDATASVDGSGDVIVTVPVTNTGSVVGREVVQAYTSLPGSSVQRAPRELKAFASVLIEAGETAQVELRLRRSELAYWDTRIDGWIVEDGEYVVEVGSSSRDLRATATVAVAGDEVVLPVTLGSSFEELLGDPVVGAEFSTVIAEKFGPAGDEMLKMLGNFPVGRLDGFPLPRAELVALVERAQRG; this comes from the coding sequence ATGTCCGAGCCCACCGGCGCGCGCGCCCAGGACCTCACCCTCGACGAGAAGGCATCGCTCACCAGCGGCGCCGATTTCTGGACCACCAAGAGCGTCGACCGCGTCGGCATCCCCTCGCTCATGCTCACCGACGGTCCGCACGGCCTGCGCAAGCAGGGTGGCGACACCGACCACCTCGGCCTCGCCGGCAGCGTGCCCGCGACCTGCTTCCCACCCGCCGTCGGCCTCTCGGCGACCTTCGATCCCGCGCTCGCCGAGCGAGTCGGCGTGGCGCTCGGCATCGAGTCGGCCATCGAAGACGTCGCCGTGATCCTCGGCCCGGGCATCAACATCAAGCGCTCGCCGCTCTGCGGACGCAACTTCGAATACATGTCGGAAGACCCGATCGTGTCGGGTGCGATAGGCGCAGGTCTCGTGCGCGGCATCCAGTCGCAGGGTGTCGGATCGTCGCTCAAGCACTTCGCGGCGAACAATCAGGAGACCGATCGCCTGCGCGTCTCGAGCGACGTCGATCCGCGCACGCTGCGCGAGATCTACCTGCGCGGATTCCAGAGGGTCGTCGAAGACGCCCAGCCGTGGACGGTCATGTGCTCGTACAACCGCATCAACGGCGTCTACGCCTCGGAGGACCCGTGGCTGCTGACCGGGGTGCTGCGCGACGAGTGGGGCTTCGAGGGCATCGTCGTCTCGGACTGGGGCGCGGTGAACGACCGGGTCACCGGCCTCGTCGCCGGCATGGACCTCGAGATGCCGTCGTCGGGCGGACGCACGGATGCCGAGATCGTCGCCGCCGTGCACGACGGCGAGCTCGACGAGTCCGCCCTCGACACCGTGGTCGACCGACTCATCGATCTGACCCGCAAGGCGCAGGCGCGCCCCGCGGTATCCGGACCCCTCGACGTCGACGCCCACCACGCGCTCGCCCGCGAGGTCGCCGGTCGCTCGATCGTGCTGCTGCGCAACGACGGCGGCATCCTGCCGCTGCAGCCCACCGCCACGCTCGCGGTGATCGGCGAGTTCGCCCGCACCCCGCGCTTCCAGGGCGCCGGCTCATCGCAGATCAACCCGACCCGCATCGACACCGCGATCGACGAGATCCGCGCCCTCAGCAGCGCCGACGTCTCGTTCGCCGCGGGATACACGATCGACGAGACGGATGCGGATGCGGATGCGGATGCCGCGGCCCTGCGAGCCGAGGCCGTGGCTGCCGCGTCGTCGGCCGACGTCGCCGTGGTCTTCCTGGGAGTGCCCGCGCACGAGGAGTCCGAGGGCTTCGACCGCGAGCACATCGACCTTCCGTCGGCGCAGCTCGCGCTGCTCGACGCGGTTCTCGAGGCGAACCCCCGCACTGTCGTCGTGCTCTCGAACGGCGGCGTGGTGGCGCTGCCGTTCGCCGACCGCGTGCCCGCGATCGTCGAGGCCTGGCTGCTCGGCCAGGCCGGTGGCGGCGGCACCGCCGACGTGCTGTTCGGGGTCGTCAACCCGTCGGGCCGTCTGGCAGAGACCATCCCGCTGCGCATCGAGGACACCCCCGCGTTCGGCAGCTTCCCCGGCGAGCACGGTCACTCGGTCTACGGCGAGGGGCTTCTTGTGGGATACCGGTGGTACGACGCGAGGCGCATGCAGGTCGCGTACCCGTTCGGCCACGGCCTGTCGTACACGACGTTCTCGTACGGCGATGCGACGGCATCCGTCGACGGCTCGGGCGACGTCATCGTCACCGTTCCGGTCACGAACACCGGCTCCGTCGTCGGCCGCGAGGTCGTGCAGGCCTACACGAGCCTGCCGGGCTCGTCGGTGCAGCGCGCGCCTCGCGAGCTGAAGGCCTTCGCCTCGGTGCTGATAGAGGCGGGCGAGACCGCGCAGGTCGAGTTGCGGCTGCGCCGTTCCGAGCTCGCATACTGGGACACCCGCATCGACGGCTGGATCGTCGAAGACGGCGAGTACGTGGTCGAAGTCGGATCCTCGAGCCGCGATCTGCGGGCCACCGCAACTGTCGCCGTCGCCGGCGATGAGGTCGTGCTGCCCGTGACCCTCGGCTCGTCGTTCGAAGAGCTCCTGGGCGATCCGGTGGTCGGTGCGGAGTTCAGCACCGTCATCGCCGAGAAGTTCGGTCCGGCGGGCGACGAGATGCTCAAGATGCTCGGCAACTTCCCGGTCGGTCGCCTCGACGGCTTCCCGCTGCCCCGCGCCGAGCTCGTCGCCCTGGTCGAGCGCGCACAGCGCGGCTGA
- a CDS encoding TraR/DksA C4-type zinc finger protein gives MTSDARARLDSLRADAAARVAVTAATLAELTHDREGSNDDDEHDPEGVTLSSEWSRLTGLADAAASELRQVDDAIARLDAGTYGVCASCGRPIPAARLEVRPFATHCVACAEKLGL, from the coding sequence ATGACGTCGGATGCTCGCGCACGCCTCGACTCGCTGCGCGCCGACGCGGCGGCGAGGGTCGCCGTGACCGCCGCGACCCTCGCCGAGCTCACCCACGACAGAGAAGGCTCGAACGATGACGACGAGCACGACCCCGAGGGCGTCACGCTCTCGTCGGAGTGGTCACGGCTGACCGGGCTGGCAGACGCCGCGGCATCCGAACTGCGGCAGGTCGACGATGCGATCGCGCGCCTGGATGCCGGCACCTACGGTGTGTGCGCGAGCTGCGGCCGACCGATCCCCGCGGCACGCCTGGAGGTCCGCCCGTTCGCCACGCACTGCGTCGCGTGTGCCGAGAAGCTCGGCCTCTGA
- a CDS encoding SDR family NAD(P)-dependent oxidoreductase gives MKTIVITGASDGIGAAAARQLQTSSDRVIIVGRSPEKTRAVAEAAGAEHLTADFARLDDVRALAAQLLSMVGDDGIDVLANNAGGIFGDRTPTVDGHEKTIQVNHLAPFLLTNLLLPSLRQHGGAVINTSSVGHRLFGRLDVDDLDNEHRFSANKAYGDAKLANVLFTKSLHTKFHAEGLRSVAFHPGTVRTNFAADSSSIMRLAYRTFLARFLLTGVEEGGSILRWFIEGTPDETWFSGAYYDERTLSNRVNPQVNDAELAEALWRKSAALVGIDAA, from the coding sequence ATGAAGACGATCGTCATCACCGGAGCATCCGACGGCATCGGCGCGGCCGCTGCGCGACAGCTGCAGACTTCGTCGGATCGAGTGATCATCGTCGGGCGATCACCCGAGAAGACGCGCGCCGTCGCCGAGGCCGCGGGCGCCGAGCACCTCACCGCCGACTTCGCCCGGCTCGATGACGTGCGCGCGCTCGCGGCGCAGCTGCTCTCGATGGTCGGTGACGACGGCATCGACGTGCTGGCCAACAATGCCGGCGGCATCTTCGGCGACCGCACCCCCACTGTCGACGGACATGAGAAGACGATCCAGGTCAACCACCTCGCTCCCTTCCTGCTCACGAACCTTCTGCTTCCATCGCTGCGTCAGCACGGAGGCGCGGTGATCAACACATCGAGCGTGGGCCATCGACTGTTCGGACGTCTCGACGTCGACGACCTCGACAACGAGCACCGGTTCAGCGCGAACAAGGCCTACGGCGACGCGAAGCTCGCGAACGTCCTGTTCACGAAGAGCCTGCACACCAAGTTCCACGCCGAGGGCCTGCGCTCGGTGGCCTTCCATCCGGGAACAGTCCGCACCAACTTCGCGGCCGACTCGTCGAGCATCATGCGGCTCGCCTATCGAACCTTCCTCGCGCGATTCCTGCTGACCGGCGTCGAAGAGGGTGGCAGCATCCTGCGATGGTTCATCGAGGGCACGCCCGATGAAACATGGTTCTCCGGTGCGTACTACGACGAGCGCACTTTGAGCAATCGGGTCAATCCGCAGGTGAATGACGCGGAGCTCGCCGAAGCCCTGTGGCGGAAGAGCGCCGCGCTCGTCGGGATCGACGCCGCCTGA
- a CDS encoding adenylyltransferase/cytidyltransferase family protein — protein sequence MSQDHTKKHQDYNPGPRVGITFSTFDLLHAGHIKMLAEAKRQCDYLICGLQMDPTLDRPEKNAPTQTVVERYIQLRGCEYVDEIVPYSTEEDLEDILRSFKIDVRIVGDEYEDRDFTGRDYCEERGIELYFNTRDHRFSSSGLRKIVAAKEAERTARG from the coding sequence ATGTCGCAGGACCACACCAAGAAGCATCAGGATTACAACCCGGGACCGCGCGTCGGCATCACGTTCTCGACGTTCGATCTGTTGCACGCCGGGCACATCAAGATGCTGGCCGAGGCCAAGCGACAGTGCGACTACCTCATCTGCGGGCTGCAGATGGACCCCACTCTCGACCGCCCCGAGAAGAACGCGCCGACCCAGACCGTGGTCGAGCGGTACATCCAGCTGCGGGGCTGCGAGTACGTCGATGAGATCGTGCCGTACTCGACCGAGGAGGATCTGGAAGACATCCTCCGGTCGTTCAAGATCGATGTGCGAATCGTCGGCGACGAGTACGAGGACCGCGACTTCACGGGCAGGGACTACTGCGAAGAGCGCGGAATCGAGCTGTACTTCAACACGCGTGACCACCGCTTCTCGAGCTCGGGTCTGCGCAAGATCGTCGCGGCGAAGGAAGCGGAGCGCACCGCGCGAGGCTGA
- a CDS encoding SMP-30/gluconolactonase/LRE family protein: MKPENLTGPICVHAEAPAWSTAWGGLRWVDGDAADLVTLRDDGIHRLHLDDEYAAFVRPRASGGFIAMGARHAHLADSADGPTRIAATFDLGSARFNDGTVDPRGRLLAGSMALDDAGPVGRVLRLDADLSATEVLTGVETSNGVGFAPDQRLAYYVDTATSRIDVFDVEAGELANRRPFVTVPEGQGLPDGLTVAADGSVWVALWGGGAVHGYAPDGTRIARIELPVPQVTACTFGGDDLSTLFITTSAQGLDADHGTEAGSLFAVDPGVRGLALAPFAG, from the coding sequence ATGAAGCCCGAGAACCTCACCGGTCCGATCTGCGTGCATGCCGAGGCCCCCGCGTGGTCGACGGCCTGGGGCGGGCTGCGCTGGGTCGACGGCGACGCGGCCGATCTCGTCACGCTGCGCGACGACGGCATCCATCGCCTGCATCTCGACGACGAGTATGCCGCGTTCGTGCGCCCGCGCGCGTCGGGCGGATTCATCGCGATGGGTGCGCGCCATGCGCACCTCGCCGATTCCGCTGACGGCCCCACCCGCATCGCCGCGACGTTCGATCTGGGCTCCGCCCGCTTCAACGACGGCACGGTCGACCCGCGCGGCCGCCTGCTGGCAGGGTCGATGGCTCTCGACGACGCCGGCCCCGTGGGGCGCGTGCTGCGCCTCGACGCCGATCTCTCCGCGACCGAGGTGCTCACAGGGGTGGAGACCTCGAACGGGGTGGGCTTCGCCCCCGACCAGCGGCTGGCCTATTACGTCGACACCGCCACGAGCCGCATCGACGTGTTCGACGTCGAAGCGGGCGAGCTCGCGAACCGCCGCCCGTTCGTCACGGTCCCCGAGGGCCAGGGCCTTCCCGACGGGCTGACGGTCGCGGCGGACGGCTCGGTCTGGGTCGCACTGTGGGGCGGCGGAGCCGTGCACGGCTACGCGCCCGACGGCACCCGGATCGCGCGCATCGAGCTGCCGGTGCCGCAGGTGACCGCGTGCACGTTCGGCGGAGACGACCTGTCGACGCTGTTCATCACGACCTCGGCCCAGGGCCTGGATGCCGACCACGGCACCGAGGCGGGGTCGCTGTTCGCCGTCGACCCCGGCGTGCGCGGCCTGGCTCTGGCGCCCTTCGCGGGCTGA
- a CDS encoding peptidase E yields MSHVVATGAGKAMMERRNDPTHDYILGLTRKKRPRVLFVGTATGDDAAYIVSFYSTYDSDRCAPHHLPLFHRSVDDLAGFVKGFDVIHVGGGNTANMLDVWKRQGLDEIMRDMWEDPDSNVVFTGGSAGGICWFEGGTTDSYGPTLQVLPEGLGFLHGSFCPHYDAEDQRRPLFHASLRSGELATGYAVGNLQSLHFENSDFVTAISPVDDALALRVEAIDGEIVETELPTEILTASAPITKGPST; encoded by the coding sequence ATGTCTCATGTGGTCGCAACAGGGGCCGGCAAGGCCATGATGGAGCGTCGGAACGATCCGACGCACGACTACATCCTGGGGCTGACACGAAAGAAGAGACCTCGCGTTCTCTTCGTCGGCACCGCGACCGGCGACGACGCGGCGTACATCGTGAGCTTCTACTCGACGTACGACTCCGATCGTTGCGCCCCGCACCATCTGCCCCTCTTCCACCGATCGGTCGACGACCTCGCCGGCTTCGTGAAGGGGTTCGACGTCATCCACGTCGGCGGCGGCAACACCGCGAACATGCTCGACGTGTGGAAGCGCCAGGGTCTCGACGAGATCATGCGCGACATGTGGGAGGACCCCGACTCGAACGTGGTGTTCACGGGCGGAAGCGCCGGCGGCATCTGCTGGTTCGAGGGCGGCACGACCGACAGCTACGGCCCGACCCTGCAGGTGCTGCCCGAGGGGCTCGGATTCCTGCACGGCAGCTTCTGTCCGCACTACGACGCCGAAGACCAGCGCCGACCCCTGTTCCACGCGTCGCTGCGGAGCGGTGAGCTCGCGACCGGATACGCGGTCGGCAACCTGCAGTCGCTGCACTTCGAGAACTCCGACTTCGTGACGGCGATCAGCCCGGTCGACGACGCTCTCGCGCTGCGCGTGGAGGCCATCGACGGCGAGATCGTCGAGACCGAACTCCCGACCGAGATCCTCACGGCATCCGCTCCGATCACGAAGGGGCCGTCGACGTGA
- a CDS encoding magnesium and cobalt transport protein CorA: MALIDNGVYVLGRRVETPKNLDETYRSLDAHGGIAWIGLYRPSPQEVASVAREFDLHPLAVEDALSGHQRSKVERYGDTLFAVLRPARYRDEQESIEFGELHLFVGPDFVVTIRHAESPDLAAVRRRMEAHPELLAMGPEAVFYAILDEVVDGYEPIVTGLLNDIDEIEDQLFGDSDDDALSRRIYELSREVINFQRAVHPLAGMLEWLRRGSEKYRIDEELQRSLRDVLDHVIRVNERVDSFRAILENALTVHSALVARRQTEAGLAQNDEIKKISSWAAIIFAPTLVGTVYGMNFEGMPELSWSFGYPVAIAAMAAFAVGLYGVFKYKKWL; encoded by the coding sequence ATGGCCCTCATCGACAACGGCGTGTACGTCCTCGGACGTCGCGTCGAGACCCCGAAGAACCTCGACGAGACCTACCGCTCACTCGATGCGCACGGCGGCATCGCCTGGATCGGCCTCTACCGGCCGAGCCCTCAGGAGGTCGCCTCGGTCGCTCGCGAGTTCGACCTGCATCCGCTGGCCGTCGAGGATGCGCTCTCGGGCCACCAGCGGTCGAAGGTCGAGCGCTACGGCGACACGCTCTTCGCCGTGCTGCGCCCCGCCCGCTACCGCGATGAGCAGGAGTCGATCGAGTTCGGCGAGCTGCACCTCTTCGTCGGACCCGACTTCGTCGTGACCATCCGCCACGCCGAGTCGCCCGACCTCGCCGCGGTGCGTCGGCGTATGGAGGCGCACCCCGAACTGCTCGCGATGGGACCGGAGGCCGTGTTCTACGCGATCCTCGACGAGGTCGTCGACGGTTACGAGCCGATCGTCACCGGGCTGCTCAACGACATCGACGAGATCGAGGATCAGCTCTTCGGCGACAGCGACGACGACGCCCTCTCGCGCCGCATCTACGAGCTCTCTCGCGAGGTCATCAACTTCCAGCGGGCGGTGCACCCTCTCGCCGGCATGCTGGAGTGGCTGCGTCGAGGGTCGGAGAAGTACCGCATCGACGAGGAGCTGCAGCGGTCGCTGCGCGACGTGCTCGACCACGTCATCCGGGTGAACGAGCGGGTCGACTCGTTCCGGGCGATCCTCGAGAACGCCCTCACCGTGCATTCCGCTCTCGTCGCGCGGCGGCAGACCGAGGCGGGGCTGGCGCAGAACGACGAGATCAAGAAGATCTCGTCGTGGGCGGCGATCATCTTCGCCCCCACCCTCGTCGGCACGGTCTACGGCATGAACTTCGAGGGGATGCCGGAACTGAGCTGGTCGTTCGGATACCCGGTCGCGATCGCCGCGATGGCCGCCTTCGCCGTCGGCCTCTACGGGGTGTTCAAGTACAAGAAGTGGTTGTGA